Genomic segment of Triticum aestivum cultivar Chinese Spring chromosome 6A, IWGSC CS RefSeq v2.1, whole genome shotgun sequence:
TGTTCTCATAGACTGAGCTGCAGTGGGTTGTGCATTCGGTCTTTGAGCAACAGCTAGGCTCTCGTGCATTCAGGCAGGCTGACAAGAATAGAAGTATCTCATCCAGTGGCGAGTCTAGTAGGGGGGCTTCAACACGCTCTAGACTACCCtccaaaaatattaaaaaaattagtACTCACGTCGCAGCTCAGCAACCCAATATCTTATTCTCTGCCGAACAGCACCAACACTCCAACAGCCCACACGCAAGTAGCACACAGGATATCGAGTATGGACATAGCGAGATGACGGACCCTCACGCTCCACGGCTCAAGACAAGTATATCAATATTTGTTTGCTGTAAAAAAGAATATCAATATTTGTCTGTTTAAGTAGGAAAATATGAAATATATAATCAAATTTTCTATTTTTTAAAAACTTCAGAACAACTATAGTAAATACTACATGTTTCCAATAGTAATCTGGCtaattttgagcttatttgaagaAAAAGGATTAAGTAATAATGGCTATATTTTGCTAACTAATTCatattttggtgaaaattttgattttttaaatCTATCAAATACTACATGTTTCTAGTAGTAATCTAagaaagtttcagcttgtttggagcgAAAGGACTGGAAATAATGACTATTTAGCTAGATAGATATAAATTTCCGTTCAAAATTTGATATTTTCAGAAAACCATAAGATGACAGTAATAAGACATATATTTTCAGTAGCATTCTGGCAAATATTAGCTTATTTGGATAAAAAAAATTAGGAGATAATGCCCTTTTCTCTTTAATTAAAATGATGCTTAGTTTCTCGTTGTTAAGTTTGAGCCCACCCTTCATTGTCTTCCTGGATTCGCCACTGATCTCATCTATGCTGCTCACGGAGTATCACTATTTATTTAGGACCTAAGATGAGTTACTTTAACAGTAGGATTTTCTACATTGCTCTACAAATAAGCAACAAGATGATGTGCAaacttaacatcaacatgcacCTAATATGTGCATGACAAAGTGAACTGCAAAAGGCATGAATTAATATGCATGACAAAGTGAACTCTGCAAAGCATGAATTAATGTGCATGACAAAGTGAGATGTGCAAAGCATGTAACAAGATGAAGTTTTATGATAGATGCAATGCAATTGTACAATAGATGCAGTAACCAAAGAGATCAccttctttcttttattttgtcgCTGACTGGCTCGTCCTCCAAAATCTTCTTTTAGATTTGAGAATGTAAAGGACCCAAATCGTTCAAAATCATCACTATTCCTTGCTTTAAGTATAGCTAGCctctcttgctcttgtgcttcagcaTTGTCTTCTTCTATTCCTTTTCCATTCTTTTTCCTGAAACGAGAATTCGTGGCACATTAGGATTGACACGTTAGGTGTCATGCAGATAAGCATGTAACTGAAAACTGGAAAGAAAGGCACAAACTTTAGTTGCTGAATATcatcatctatattataaaaacaTAGCACTTGTTTTTTCCGTCGGATTTTGCAGAACACAAACAGAGAAGCTACTACCAAAATTAGCATAAAAAACTAGTATGGTCGCCTTGCAGATCTTGCCCAACCTCCAACACCTTCAAGATTGTGTCAAACCTTTCAAGACCTAAGTTATAATGCCGAGCTGAAATTTGAGGTTAGTCTAAAACATGAATTCTAAGTTGGTACAAAGCAGAGCAACATCACTCTGACATAGTACTGCCACTTACCACATGACTATCATTACGACAGGAAAAATAGAATATTCGAAATAAAACAGAGAAATTTGAACATCACAGCAAGATGGAGGACAATTAACTTCAAGGTCATGTTTAGCTAGAATGCAGACATCCAACAAAAAACCATAAAGGACCTGTTTGGACTGGTTTTAATTTCTTCTTGCACCAGTCTACAAGACCCTATACTTGCTCTAGGTACCAGTCTACCAGTAAGTATAGTTGTCAGTTTTTACTTTTCACTAATGTCACTTTATTGAGCCAAGTCATGAAAGTGGGTGATATCTTGTATTATCTTTCTTGCGCACACAGCTGCTACACAGAAATACCATTTACTAGTCAAACATATTTAAAAGGAGATCATTGCTTCATGTTTTTAGTAAATTGAATATGAACCTTCCATAAATGTAATTCTACATCCTCGTGGAGATGATTCAAAGCATATTTCTCTTCCCAATATACAACAAGAGCTTAGTAAGAGGTAGATTTTTATATGCTAcacccgttcctaaatataagacgttttggcagtcTAATTTAGacttccaaaacatcttatatttagaaacaaaggGAGTATATCCTGGTGCATTGAGCACTTGCAGCTAAGAAAGAAGAGGATGCAGCTTGACATGGCATGTAGATTAGGGACATAAAATCATAGGAGAGGAGAAAGAGCAGCATTAGCAGCAATATATCATAGCAAACACAGGCAGCGGAGGGAGCACGGGAGGAGCAACTTGTACCTTGCAGAACTGTACAGTCTGGCGGCTTGCGGAAGCGGCGGAGAGAGCATCGATGGAGGTGACCTTCCAGCATCTTGGGGAGGCAGCAGAGACACTTCCAGCAGACTGGAACAGGGTAAGAAACTGCTGCATTGTTCTAGTTTTATCAGACTTCACAGAAGTTTGCAACACTTATGTTCATAGAATAAATAAACATCCACATACAGAAACAAAAATGTACTATGTGAACAAAGGGACTTCGGACCCCAGACAACTCACATGAAACATCTAGTAATTCATGAATATGGTCTGATGATCAAGATAAAATTCAAGCAATACTTTTTTTCCCCAGGAATAGAACCGCTATTCTAAACCAATAAGACGATACCTGCTACCTAAACAATGTATAGAAGATTTGCATAAATCGGATCTTATCATTAGATTGAAAATAGTTACGAGATCAAGATAATTCATTGAATGAAGAGAGCCCCATCAATTAGGTGGACAAGAATAAGGGCTTACAAGCTAGCATAGGCCATCGTCAACCTGGTTGTTGACGGGGAGCCATCACACCAAGGTAGACCGTTGAATCAGTCGAGCTTGCACCCTTAGTGAAGAAGGCTTGAAGCCACCGTGAGCGGCGGGTTGGGAACAAGGCTTGaagcccccctacccccgtatataaatgagccaTAACAGTGTGCCTCTAGGGCCAGTTGGGAACAAGGCTTGAAGCCACCGTGAGCGGCGGGTACTCCTCCAAATCTCCGTCCAGAAGCGGAGCTGCAAGGCGGGGGCGCAACGGATAAAGGCGGCCATGGCAAGGAGGGAGGGGGAGATGCGAATCCACGTCGTCTCAGCCGGTGCTTGTGGAGAAGAGGTGGATCCGCGCCATCCCATCCGCCGCTGGTGGAGGAGAGCCAGATCCGTTGTCACAGGCGGCTCCAAGCAGGAGAGGGGAAGGAATGGTGGGAGGAGCCACATCCGTGCTCACAGGCTTTGGAAGGAGGGTGGAAGCCGTTTCCTCTAGCGACCAACCGGAGGACGACCAGGAGGGCCGGCGGTGTCAAACCCTAGCCCGCCAAGGTGGTCGGGAAGGAAGCCGGGTGCGGTAGAGGTCAGGGACGGCGAAGGGTGAGGCTAGGGTCGGGGACGGTGGAGGGTTATCGACTGCCGCTGAGGTCAGGAGCGGCGAAGGTTGGTCGGCAGCGGATGGGATCAGGGGTGGAAGGCTGCCTGATTTGGGGGTGCGACTTGGGGGAATAGAAGAGGTGAGGGTGAGGTGCGGCGGCTATTTCTTTCTTGGGTGTGTCTagaacacatctagatgtgctctaattattgcacatctaaatgagtGAATTAAgcacaaag
This window contains:
- the LOC123127374 gene encoding uncharacterized protein isoform X2, which translates into the protein MAYASFFLPCSSLLEVSLLPPQDAGRSPPSMLSPPLPQAARLYSSARKKNGKGIEEDNAEAQEQERLAILKARNSDDFERFGSFTFSNLKEDFGGRASQRQNKRKKQTNIDILVLSRGA
- the LOC123127374 gene encoding uncharacterized protein isoform X1, producing MAYASFSFLPCSSLLEVSLLPPQDAGRSPPSMLSPPLPQAARLYSSARKKNGKGIEEDNAEAQEQERLAILKARNSDDFERFGSFTFSNLKEDFGGRASQRQNKRKKQTNIDILVLSRGA
- the LOC123127374 gene encoding uncharacterized protein isoform X3, with amino-acid sequence MAYASFSFLPCSSLLEVSLLPPQDAGRSPPSMLSPPLPQAARLYSSARKKNGKGIEEDNAEAQEQERLAILKARNSDDFERFGSFTFSNLKEDFGGRASQRQNKRKKVSQRLTS
- the LOC123127374 gene encoding uncharacterized protein isoform X4; translation: MAYASFFLPCSSLLEVSLLPPQDAGRSPPSMLSPPLPQAARLYSSARKKNGKGIEEDNAEAQEQERLAILKARNSDDFERFGSFTFSNLKEDFGGRASQRQNKRKKVSQRLTS